One genomic region from Mytilus trossulus isolate FHL-02 chromosome 9, PNRI_Mtr1.1.1.hap1, whole genome shotgun sequence encodes:
- the LOC134684717 gene encoding uncharacterized protein LOC134684717, whose product MDTPYKNHVFQFGDDRSLDQSEIATPDFLQLLSPSLLLLSDNKSNGMSPITGISIFNRKPDDSLVTSKPLSCFHGNNTGSKQTRRQLLTDGQQMKPLYNNKDNYLQNLQQNPMFEDLSKLLAEECLHMQVPTNLMNVKWDTKNSAVGRGSNIHTAHLNLQKRCLQFRSQQNCQVVTKARDIECKYSKEVSTMEVARYIEVSSSQEPSHFIHDRFDQCRFQLIEDTTRNLDELLLLETTPTQIQQNTKRAINLSVSDESASTTSFSANDTSSQIKDIDVLSLAMEAADVLPESADFRQQFGATTSVHISNVKESFDLPRQDYMLCKQVSPPSTEQSTNLPRGLSLKRRFEQEINLTTEQQQKRQKTDGCLSKPRKIKPEATQILTEWYDAHVTYPYPNDEEVQELENMTNLSAKQVKKWMANKRVRCFNTLSITGNTHPIKHKLTGKKKDTDNGNMNSQLGGKPREALNAWYKQHIANPYPSEEEKEMLAITTGITVPQVKSWFANKRSRANNRKRQVPNYFLEKFPEYAPHVQLVQEQRDQSRKRFRPQPSSFTEFAMFSEQNYLC is encoded by the coding sequence ATGGACACCCCATACAAGAACCATGTGTTCCAGTTTGGAGACGATCGTAGCCTAGACCAATCAGAAATTGCAACACCAGATTTTCTCCAGTTGCTGTCACCGTCACTGCTGTTATTATCTGACAACAAATCTAATGGCATGTCACCGATAACAGGAATATCCATCTTCAACAGGAAACCAGATGATTCCCTTGTCACATCCAAACCTTTATCCTGCTTCCATGGAAACAACACCGGCAGCAAGCAGACCCGAAGACAACTACTCACTGATGGACAACAAATGAAACCGTTGTACAATAATAAAGacaattatttacaaaacttgCAACAAAACCCAATGTTTGAAGACTTATCCAAGTTGTTAGCAGAAGAATGCCTACATATGCAGGTACCAACAAACTTGATGAACGTCAAGTGGGATACCAAGAACAGTGCTGTTGGTCGAGGTTCAAATATCCACACTGCTCATCTTAATCTACAGAAGAGATGTCTACAATTCAGATCTCAACAGAACTGCCAAGTTGTAACAAAAGCTCGAGACATTGAATGTAAATATTCCAAAGAGGTGAGCACAATGGAAGTAGCCAGATACATAGAAGTCAGCTCCTCACAAGAACCCTCTCATTTCATTCATGACAGATTTGACCAATGCCGATTTCAGCTGATAGAAGACACCACTCGTAATCTAGACGAACTCTTGTTACTAGAAACTACACCAACACAAAtccaacaaaatacaaaaagagcTATAAACTTGAGTGTTTCAGATGAATCAGCATCTACCACCAGTTTCTCAGCAAATGATACGAGTTCACAGATTAAAGACATAGACGTTCTCAGTTTGGCCATGGAAGCTGCCGATGTTCTCCCTGAAAGTGCAGACTTTCGTCAGCAGTTTGGTGCAACTACTTCAGTacatatttcaaatgtaaaggAATCATTTGATTTACCTCGCCAGGATTACATGCTTTGCAAGCAGGTATCACCACCAAGTACTGAACAGAGCACTAATTTGCCAAGAGGACTATCACTAAAGCGCAGATTTGAACAAGAAATTAACCTTACAACTGAACAACAACAGAAGAGACAGAAAACTGATGGATGTTTGTCAAAACCACGAAAGATTAAACCAGAAGCCACACAGATACTGACAGAATGGTATGACGCTCATGTGACGTATCCATACCCTAACGATGAAGAAGTACAAGAACTTGAAAATATGACAAACCTCTCTGCAAAACAGGTGAAAAAATGGATGGCAAACAAAAGAGTTCGTTGCTTTAATACACTTTCCATCACTGGAAACACACATCCGATCAAACATAAGCTAACCGGAAAGAAGAAGGACACAGATAATGGCAACATGAATAGTCAACTTGGCGGCAAACCCAGAGAAGCTTTGAACGCATGGTACAAGCAACACATCGCCAATCCATACCCGTCAGAGGAAGAAAAAGAAATGCTAGCTATAACTACTGGAATTACGGTACCTCAGGTCAAGTCATGGTTTGCCAACAAGAGGAGCAGAGCAAATAATAGAAAGCGTCAAGTACCAAACTATTTCCTAGAAAAATTCCCGGAATATGCACCACATGTACAGCTGGTCCAAGAACAAAGAGACCAGTCTAGGAAAAGATTTCGTCCCCAGCCATCCAGTTTCACAGAGTTTGCAATGTTTAGCGAGCAGAACTACTTATGTTAA